One window of the Catenulispora sp. MAP5-51 genome contains the following:
- a CDS encoding acetolactate synthase large subunit: MTDRSDQQAISGAASLIRSLEESGVDTVFGIPGGAILPAYDPLLDSTRLRHILVRHEQGAGHAATGYAQATGKVGVCMATSGPGATNLVTPIADAHMDSVPMVAITGQVASTHIGTDAFQEADIVGITLPITKHSFLVSRADEIARTVAEAFHIASTGRPGPVLIDVTKDALQAATDFSWPVEMDLPGYRPVSKPHAKQVREAARMLTEAKRPVLYIGGGVLKARATTELRVLAELTEAPVVTTLMARGAFPDSHPLHLGMPGMHGTVAAVTALQKADLIVALGTRFDDRVTGKLSSFAPNAKIVHADIDPAEISKNRTADVPIVGDCREVIADLVVAVQSEHAAGRRGDYAGWWEQLNGWRKTYPLGYELPDDGSLAPQQVIERLGRIAGPDAIFAAGVGQHQMWASQFISYENPYTWLNSGGAGTMGYAVPAAMGAKVGMPDSTVWAIDGDGCFQMTNQELATCAINDIPIKVAVINNGSLGMVRQWQTLFYGKRYSNTDLHSRRIPDFVKLAEAYGCVGLRCESPEDLDRTIEKAMEINDAPVVVDFVVHRDAMVWPMVPSGVSNDEILAAQDVRPDFGDGEE, translated from the coding sequence ATGACAGACCGCAGCGATCAGCAGGCGATCTCCGGCGCCGCCTCGTTGATCCGGTCGCTTGAGGAGAGCGGGGTCGACACCGTCTTCGGGATCCCCGGCGGCGCGATCCTCCCGGCCTACGACCCGCTGTTGGACTCCACGCGGCTGCGCCACATCCTCGTCCGCCACGAGCAGGGCGCGGGCCACGCGGCCACCGGCTACGCACAGGCCACCGGCAAGGTCGGGGTCTGCATGGCGACCTCCGGCCCCGGCGCGACCAACCTGGTCACGCCGATCGCCGACGCGCACATGGACTCGGTCCCGATGGTCGCGATCACCGGCCAGGTGGCGAGCACACACATCGGCACCGACGCCTTCCAGGAGGCGGACATCGTCGGCATCACGCTGCCGATCACCAAGCACAGCTTCCTGGTCTCCCGGGCCGACGAGATCGCGCGCACCGTCGCCGAGGCCTTCCACATCGCCTCGACCGGCCGCCCCGGCCCGGTGCTGATCGACGTCACCAAGGACGCGCTGCAGGCGGCCACCGACTTCTCCTGGCCGGTCGAGATGGACCTGCCCGGCTACCGGCCGGTCTCCAAGCCGCACGCCAAGCAGGTGCGCGAGGCCGCCCGGATGCTCACCGAGGCCAAGCGGCCGGTGCTGTACATCGGCGGCGGCGTGCTCAAGGCCCGGGCCACCACCGAGCTGCGGGTGCTGGCCGAGCTGACCGAGGCCCCGGTCGTGACCACCCTGATGGCCCGCGGCGCCTTCCCGGACAGCCACCCGCTGCACCTGGGCATGCCCGGCATGCACGGCACGGTCGCGGCGGTCACCGCGCTGCAGAAGGCCGACCTGATCGTCGCCCTGGGTACGCGCTTCGACGACCGGGTGACCGGCAAGCTGTCCAGCTTCGCGCCGAACGCCAAGATCGTGCACGCCGACATCGACCCGGCGGAGATCTCCAAGAACCGCACCGCCGACGTCCCGATCGTCGGAGACTGCCGCGAGGTGATCGCCGACCTGGTGGTCGCGGTGCAGTCCGAGCACGCGGCCGGCCGGCGCGGCGACTACGCCGGCTGGTGGGAGCAGCTCAACGGCTGGCGCAAGACCTACCCGCTGGGCTACGAGCTGCCCGACGACGGCTCGCTGGCGCCGCAGCAGGTGATCGAGCGGCTGGGCCGGATCGCCGGACCCGACGCGATCTTCGCCGCGGGCGTGGGCCAGCACCAGATGTGGGCCTCGCAGTTCATCTCCTATGAGAACCCCTACACCTGGCTGAACTCCGGCGGCGCCGGGACCATGGGCTACGCGGTCCCGGCCGCGATGGGCGCCAAGGTCGGCATGCCGGACTCCACGGTCTGGGCGATCGACGGCGACGGCTGCTTCCAGATGACCAACCAGGAGCTGGCCACCTGCGCGATCAACGACATCCCGATCAAGGTGGCCGTGATAAACAACGGCAGCCTGGGCATGGTGCGGCAGTGGCAGACGCTGTTCTACGGCAAGCGCTACTCCAACACCGACCTGCACTCCCGCCGGATCCCGGACTTCGTGAAGCTGGCCGAGGCCTACGGCTGCGTGGGCCTGCGCTGCGAGTCGCCGGAGGACCTGGACCGGACGATCGAGAAGGCGATGGAGATCAACGACGCGCCGGTGGTCGTGGACTTCGTGGTGCACCGCGACGCGATGGTGTGGCCGATGGTCCCCTCCGGGGTGTCGAATGATGAAATCCTGGCCGCACAGGACGTCCGGCCCGACTTCGGAGACGGCGAAGAATGA
- a CDS encoding adenosine deaminase — MRDFIQGLPKAELHVHHVGSASPRVVADLAARYEGATDVPADPERLAEYFTFTDFRHFVDLYLNVVDLIRTPEDIRDLTYGVARDMAAQNIRYAELTCTPSSHMRRGIDGMAYLEAIEDARVLAQRDFGLTLKWVFDIPGESGLEAAEATVALIEARQPESLVGFGLGGPEIGVPRPQFAPYFERALALGLHSVPHAGESTGPETVWDALRHLKAERIGHGTSLVQDPELVDHLGEHRIPIEVCPTSNIATGVVKDLDQHPIRQMVDAGLVVTVNSDDPPMFGTELNREYEVAAKLLDLDERGVAELAKNAVQSSFLDAGGKRALAAEIDAYAAQAR, encoded by the coding sequence ATGCGCGACTTCATCCAGGGCCTGCCCAAGGCCGAGCTCCATGTCCACCACGTCGGATCGGCCTCGCCGCGCGTCGTCGCCGACCTCGCGGCCCGCTACGAGGGCGCGACCGACGTCCCGGCCGATCCGGAGCGGCTGGCCGAATACTTCACCTTCACCGACTTCCGGCACTTCGTCGATCTGTACCTGAACGTGGTGGACCTGATCCGGACCCCCGAGGACATCAGGGACCTGACCTACGGGGTGGCGCGGGACATGGCCGCCCAGAACATCCGGTACGCGGAGCTGACCTGCACGCCGAGCTCGCACATGCGCCGCGGGATCGACGGGATGGCGTACCTGGAGGCGATCGAGGACGCGCGGGTCCTGGCACAGCGCGACTTCGGGCTGACCCTCAAGTGGGTCTTCGACATCCCCGGCGAGTCCGGGCTCGAGGCCGCCGAGGCCACAGTGGCGCTGATCGAGGCCCGGCAGCCGGAGTCGCTGGTCGGGTTCGGGCTCGGCGGGCCGGAGATCGGGGTGCCGCGGCCGCAGTTCGCGCCGTACTTCGAGCGGGCGCTGGCGCTGGGCCTGCACAGCGTGCCGCACGCCGGGGAGTCCACCGGGCCCGAGACGGTCTGGGACGCGCTGCGGCACCTGAAGGCCGAGCGGATCGGGCACGGCACCTCGCTGGTCCAGGACCCGGAACTGGTCGACCACCTCGGCGAGCACCGGATCCCGATCGAGGTCTGCCCGACCTCCAACATCGCCACCGGCGTGGTGAAGGACCTGGACCAGCACCCGATCCGGCAGATGGTCGACGCCGGCCTGGTGGTCACGGTCAACAGCGACGACCCGCCGATGTTCGGGACCGAGCTCAACCGCGAGTACGAGGTCGCCGCCAAGCTGCTGGACCTGGACGAGCGCGGCGTCGCCGAGCTGGCCAAGAACGCCGTCCAGTCCTCGTTCCTGGACGCCGGGGGCAAGCGCGCGCTGGCCGCCGAGATCGACGCGTACGCCGCCCAGGCGCGATGA
- a CDS encoding ABC transporter permease yields the protein MIDAVTTGGEDIVSAREPVDSEFGVQQRSQWQLVLRRFRQHKLALASLVVLFLVFLFAFLGPVIWHYGPNDFTNDFSVAPSLKHPFGTDSNGADHMAQVMAGTQLSMKIAFVVAVGASVVGSIYGAVSGFYRGVTDSLMMRLVDLFLTIPALAVGALLGKKFGNNWVLLALVLAGLLWTGSARVVRSQVLSIREKEFVEAARALGATDKRIIFRHIIPNVAGPIIVLFTLLVATAVLTETALSYLGFGVQFPDISLGSLITAGETAATGGRGWLFYFPGLFIILIALTVNFIGDGLRDALDPTQTKVRA from the coding sequence ATGATAGACGCCGTCACCACCGGCGGCGAGGACATCGTCTCGGCGCGCGAGCCGGTCGACTCCGAGTTCGGGGTGCAGCAGCGCAGCCAGTGGCAGCTGGTGCTGCGCCGGTTCCGGCAGCACAAGCTGGCGCTGGCCTCCCTGGTGGTGTTGTTCCTGGTCTTCCTGTTCGCCTTCCTCGGGCCGGTGATCTGGCACTACGGACCGAACGACTTCACCAACGACTTCTCGGTGGCGCCCTCCCTGAAGCACCCGTTCGGCACCGACTCCAACGGCGCCGACCACATGGCGCAGGTGATGGCCGGCACCCAGCTGTCGATGAAGATCGCCTTCGTGGTGGCGGTCGGGGCCTCGGTCGTCGGCTCGATCTACGGCGCGGTCTCCGGCTTCTACCGGGGCGTCACCGACAGTCTGATGATGCGCCTGGTCGACCTGTTCCTGACCATCCCGGCCCTGGCCGTCGGCGCCCTGCTGGGCAAGAAGTTCGGCAACAACTGGGTGCTGCTGGCCCTGGTCCTGGCCGGCCTGCTGTGGACCGGCTCGGCGCGTGTGGTGCGCAGCCAGGTGCTCTCCATCCGCGAGAAGGAGTTCGTCGAGGCGGCGCGGGCGCTGGGCGCCACCGACAAGCGGATCATCTTCCGGCACATCATCCCGAACGTGGCCGGCCCGATCATCGTGCTGTTCACGCTGCTGGTGGCCACCGCGGTGCTGACCGAGACGGCGCTGAGCTACCTGGGCTTCGGCGTCCAGTTCCCCGACATCTCGCTGGGCTCGCTGATCACCGCCGGGGAGACGGCGGCCACCGGCGGGCGCGGCTGGCTGTTCTACTTCCCGGGCCTGTTCATCATCCTGATCGCGCTGACCGTGAACTTCATCGGCGACGGCCTGCGCGACGCCCTCGACCCGACCCAGACGAAGGTCCGCGCATGA
- a CDS encoding ABC transporter family substrate-binding protein yields MGVNRRTLALQTGAIAAAVVLAATACGSSKSGGGSTSSGNGTVQGSSTAGRNTVNSATVKQGGKVTWTIEKTVEAWNPLTSSGNTFDYAQTTNGIYPDVYVPQPDYSLVLNTDLIAGDPVVTNATATTPQKIVYQIQPNAKWSDGTPVSADDFIYLWQAQNGTNPNVDVASTTGYSAIESVVGSNNGKTVTVTFKQNQPFSDWKSLFTSLLPSHIAKQHGDVAASFTWLDANPPTVSAGPFVIPSGGVSADKSLIKENRNTAYYGKPSPLDEIDFRAITDSAQEPTALANGEVDGIYPQPQLDLVNRVSSINGVSYHINQGLVWEHIDLNLRNSALGGPQNVDQTQPAKVALRQAMFTAFDRLGLLNRTVKQFDSQAAVLNNRMVVPGQPGYQDNVSAMYPESGDLAKAKQILTSAGYTGVGSALALNGKAVPAFNMRYTVGNAIRQDTCNLFAQTMKQLGITVNVSSTDNLGKTLTQSDAQHTYDIIVFAWVDTPFPNSANQPIYTTAVQGTPMSNYGYYSNANVDKWLADATVNPNETARESDLNQADAQVTKDAYTLPLYQKPTMIAYKNTLGNVRDNPTQIGPTYNVGEWGLKS; encoded by the coding sequence ATGGGCGTCAACAGGAGGACACTCGCGCTGCAGACCGGAGCTATCGCGGCGGCTGTGGTGCTGGCCGCCACCGCCTGTGGCAGCAGTAAGAGCGGCGGTGGAAGCACCAGCTCAGGCAACGGCACCGTCCAGGGTTCCAGCACCGCCGGCCGGAACACGGTGAACTCCGCGACGGTCAAGCAGGGCGGCAAGGTGACCTGGACCATCGAGAAGACCGTCGAGGCCTGGAACCCGCTGACATCCAGTGGCAACACGTTCGACTACGCCCAGACCACCAACGGGATCTACCCGGACGTCTACGTCCCGCAGCCGGACTACTCGCTGGTGCTGAACACCGACCTGATCGCGGGCGACCCGGTGGTCACCAACGCCACCGCGACCACCCCGCAGAAGATCGTCTACCAGATCCAGCCGAACGCGAAGTGGTCGGACGGCACCCCGGTCAGCGCCGACGACTTCATCTATCTGTGGCAGGCACAGAACGGCACCAACCCGAACGTCGACGTGGCCAGCACCACCGGCTACAGCGCGATCGAGTCGGTGGTCGGCAGCAACAACGGCAAGACGGTGACCGTCACCTTCAAGCAGAACCAGCCCTTCTCGGACTGGAAGAGCCTGTTCACCTCGCTCCTGCCCTCGCACATCGCCAAGCAGCACGGCGATGTCGCGGCCTCCTTCACCTGGCTGGACGCCAACCCGCCGACGGTCTCGGCCGGTCCGTTCGTGATCCCCTCCGGCGGCGTGTCGGCGGACAAGAGCCTGATCAAGGAGAACCGCAACACGGCGTACTACGGCAAGCCCTCGCCCCTGGACGAGATCGACTTCCGCGCCATCACGGACTCCGCGCAGGAGCCGACCGCGCTGGCCAACGGCGAGGTGGACGGGATCTACCCGCAGCCGCAGCTGGACCTGGTGAACCGGGTCTCCAGCATCAACGGCGTGAGCTACCACATCAACCAGGGCCTGGTCTGGGAGCACATCGACCTGAACCTGCGCAACAGCGCCTTGGGAGGTCCGCAGAACGTTGACCAGACGCAACCGGCCAAGGTCGCGCTGCGGCAGGCGATGTTCACCGCCTTCGACCGGCTGGGCCTGCTCAACCGAACGGTCAAGCAGTTCGACAGCCAGGCGGCCGTGCTGAACAACCGCATGGTCGTGCCCGGTCAGCCCGGCTACCAGGACAACGTCTCGGCCATGTACCCCGAATCCGGGGACCTCGCCAAGGCCAAGCAGATCCTCACCTCGGCCGGCTACACCGGCGTGGGCTCCGCGCTGGCGCTCAACGGTAAGGCGGTGCCGGCGTTCAACATGCGCTACACCGTCGGCAACGCCATCCGCCAGGACACCTGCAACCTGTTCGCCCAGACGATGAAGCAGCTCGGGATCACCGTCAACGTCAGCTCCACCGACAACCTGGGCAAGACCCTGACCCAGTCCGACGCCCAGCACACGTACGACATCATCGTCTTCGCCTGGGTGGACACGCCGTTCCCGAACTCGGCCAACCAGCCCATCTACACCACGGCCGTGCAGGGCACCCCGATGAGCAACTACGGGTACTACAGCAACGCGAACGTGGACAAGTGGCTGGCCGACGCGACCGTCAACCCCAACGAGACGGCGCGTGAGAGCGACCTGAACCAGGCCGACGCGCAGGTCACCAAGGACGCGTACACGCTCCCGCTGTACCAGAAGCCGACCATGATCGCGTACAAGAACACCCTGGGCAACGTGCGCGACAACCCGACCCAGATCGGCCCGACGTACAACGTCGGCGAGTGGGGCCTGAAGTCCTAG
- a CDS encoding PPOX class F420-dependent oxidoreductase has product MTIEIPADALALLEKPVLVNLATVRPDGAPQVNPMWFKWDGELIWFTHTNRRQKFKNIAHEPRVAISMIDPDDKYGYLEVRGVVETIEDDPEATMFQILSEWYDGAAVTPDDAQYRVKIGVRPTKIIQ; this is encoded by the coding sequence ATGACGATTGAGATCCCCGCCGATGCCCTCGCGCTCCTGGAGAAGCCGGTCCTGGTCAACCTGGCCACGGTCCGCCCCGACGGGGCGCCGCAGGTGAACCCGATGTGGTTCAAGTGGGACGGTGAGCTGATCTGGTTCACCCACACCAACCGGCGCCAGAAGTTCAAGAACATCGCGCACGAGCCGCGGGTCGCGATCTCGATGATCGACCCCGACGACAAGTACGGCTACCTGGAAGTCCGCGGCGTGGTGGAGACGATCGAGGACGACCCCGAGGCCACGATGTTCCAGATCCTGTCGGAGTGGTACGACGGGGCCGCGGTCACCCCGGACGACGCACAGTACCGGGTCAAGATCGGCGTGCGGCCGACGAAGATCATTCAGTAG
- a CDS encoding ABC transporter ATP-binding protein has protein sequence MSTSSTSPAAARASATAAAPLLTVQNLVKEFPIRSSGLIRKQVGVVQAVSDISFEIGAGETLGLVGESGCGKSTTSRAVLHLQPATSGKVVFDGVDLTTAGKNELRRLRRDMQLVFQDPFASLDPRITVNEIIAEPLRIHGLYGDKAAGRKKVNDLMATVGLKPEHGNRYPHEFSGGQRQRIGIARALALRPKLLVLDEPVSALDVSIQAGVINLLEELQDELHLAYLFVAHDLSVVRHIADRVAVMYLGKIVELGPRDQLFEHPQHPYTQALISAIPIPDPRRERTRQRILLQGDVPSPANPPSGCRFRTRCPKFLTLTPEQQRKCIDEEPLLVGRGPGGMATSEDAVHKAACHYAESVQLL, from the coding sequence GTGAGCACGTCCTCCACGTCCCCGGCGGCCGCCAGGGCCTCCGCGACCGCCGCCGCGCCGCTGCTGACGGTGCAGAACCTGGTCAAGGAGTTCCCGATCCGCTCCTCCGGGCTGATCCGCAAGCAGGTCGGCGTGGTGCAGGCGGTCTCGGACATCTCCTTCGAGATCGGCGCCGGGGAGACCCTGGGCCTGGTCGGCGAGTCCGGCTGCGGCAAGTCCACGACCTCCCGCGCGGTCCTGCACCTGCAGCCGGCCACCAGCGGCAAGGTGGTGTTCGACGGCGTGGACCTGACCACCGCCGGCAAGAACGAGCTGCGCCGCCTGCGCCGCGACATGCAGCTGGTCTTCCAGGACCCGTTCGCCTCGCTGGACCCGCGCATCACGGTCAACGAGATCATCGCCGAACCGCTGCGCATCCACGGCCTGTACGGCGACAAGGCCGCGGGCCGCAAGAAGGTCAACGACCTGATGGCGACCGTGGGGCTCAAGCCCGAGCACGGCAACCGCTACCCGCACGAGTTCTCCGGCGGCCAGCGCCAGCGCATCGGCATCGCCCGGGCCCTGGCGCTGCGGCCCAAGCTGCTGGTGCTCGACGAGCCGGTGTCGGCGCTGGACGTCTCCATCCAGGCCGGTGTGATCAACCTGCTGGAGGAGCTGCAGGACGAGCTGCACCTGGCCTACCTGTTCGTGGCCCACGACCTGTCGGTGGTCCGCCACATCGCCGACCGGGTGGCCGTGATGTACCTGGGCAAGATCGTCGAGCTCGGCCCCCGCGACCAGCTCTTCGAACACCCGCAGCACCCGTACACGCAGGCGCTGATCTCGGCGATCCCGATCCCCGACCCGCGCCGCGAGCGGACCCGGCAGCGCATCCTGCTGCAGGGCGACGTCCCGTCACCGGCGAACCCGCCGTCCGGCTGCCGCTTCCGGACCCGGTGCCCGAAGTTCCTGACGCTGACCCCGGAACAGCAGCGCAAGTGCATCGACGAGGAGCCGCTGCTGGTCGGCCGCGGCCCCGGCGGGATGGCGACCAGCGAGGACGCGGTGCACAAGGCGGCCTGCCATTACGCGGAGTCCGTGCAGTTGCTCTGA
- a CDS encoding DUF3533 domain-containing protein has protein sequence MNRAALAAANADLDQRERGRKLRIGFFVFMALLMQLAFVVSYTGALHAPQPPHRMPVGVVAPPQVVQQLQKMADESGPLFTFKPQASPETAANAIHHRSVLGAYLPAAVGTTDQLLVTTAIGPAAPQALTLAFTRAAQSQQHTLQVKDVLPPHRGDDEGLVPFYLVIAWTVGGYLASTLVGLMGGMQSATPRLALERIGMLAAYSVLGGIGGTLIVHTIMGFLGGAWWTQALIGMLVVFCVSVFANGLQTFLGLVGTGIVIGLFVILGNPSGAGPWPRNMLPAFWRVIGPWLPNFQGTNAVRGVAYFHSQGLGTAIWVFVAYAAIGLVLSVAGAGRDNPILRMSEH, from the coding sequence ATGAACCGTGCCGCCCTCGCAGCCGCCAACGCCGACCTCGACCAACGCGAGCGCGGGCGCAAGCTGCGGATCGGCTTCTTCGTCTTCATGGCCCTGCTCATGCAGCTGGCGTTCGTCGTCTCCTACACCGGCGCGCTGCACGCCCCGCAGCCTCCGCACCGCATGCCCGTCGGCGTCGTGGCGCCGCCGCAGGTGGTCCAACAGCTGCAGAAGATGGCTGACGAGTCCGGTCCGCTGTTCACCTTCAAGCCGCAGGCCAGCCCGGAGACCGCGGCGAACGCGATCCACCACCGCAGCGTGCTCGGCGCCTACCTCCCGGCGGCCGTCGGCACCACCGACCAGCTGCTGGTGACCACGGCCATCGGCCCGGCGGCGCCGCAGGCGCTGACCCTCGCGTTCACCCGGGCCGCGCAGTCGCAGCAGCACACGCTCCAGGTGAAGGACGTCCTGCCGCCGCACCGCGGCGACGACGAAGGGCTGGTCCCGTTCTACCTGGTCATCGCCTGGACCGTCGGCGGCTACCTGGCCTCGACGCTGGTCGGCCTGATGGGCGGGATGCAGAGCGCGACGCCCCGGCTGGCCCTGGAGCGCATCGGGATGCTGGCCGCCTACAGCGTGCTCGGCGGCATCGGCGGGACGCTGATCGTGCACACGATCATGGGCTTCCTCGGCGGCGCGTGGTGGACCCAGGCGCTGATCGGCATGCTCGTCGTCTTCTGCGTGTCGGTCTTCGCCAACGGTCTGCAGACCTTCCTCGGGCTGGTCGGCACCGGCATCGTGATCGGCCTGTTCGTGATCCTCGGCAACCCGTCCGGCGCCGGGCCCTGGCCCCGGAACATGCTCCCGGCGTTCTGGCGGGTGATCGGGCCGTGGCTGCCGAACTTCCAGGGGACCAACGCGGTGCGCGGGGTCGCCTACTTCCACTCGCAGGGGCTGGGGACGGCGATCTGGGTGTTCGTCGCCTACGCCGCGATCGGCCTGGTGCTCTCGGTCGCCGGAGCGGGCCGGGACAACCCCATCCTGCGGATGAGCGAGCATTGA
- a CDS encoding ABC transporter permease — MLAFTIRRILVSIPILILSTFLVFLLVAWGADPLADFKAKNPPPSAQEVAAREAALGLNHGLLVQYWNWIRNLVVHQDFGPSVQGAAFNINSELGRRTWVTFRLVICAIIIALVLAVIVGVISATRQYSVTDYVATLIGFFFLSLPVFWFAILLKIWATDINNATGTNIKTLGPPGGEWGGIGNWAGYLVLPTITLALVSYATWARFQRASMLDVLNSDYMRLARAKGLSPRRVMVRHGLRTALIPMTTQVTLDVAAIMGGTVITEQIFQWQGLGTMFLNGIRTQDTNAVLAWLLIAATLVIVFNLVADILYAVLDPRIRLA; from the coding sequence ATGCTCGCCTTCACGATCCGCCGCATCCTGGTGTCGATCCCGATCCTGATCCTGTCCACCTTCCTGGTCTTCCTGCTGGTCGCCTGGGGCGCCGACCCCCTGGCCGACTTCAAGGCCAAGAACCCGCCGCCCTCCGCCCAGGAGGTCGCGGCGCGCGAGGCGGCGCTCGGACTGAACCACGGGCTGCTGGTCCAGTACTGGAACTGGATCCGGAACCTGGTGGTCCACCAGGACTTCGGCCCCTCGGTGCAGGGGGCGGCCTTCAACATCAACTCCGAGCTGGGCCGCCGGACCTGGGTCACCTTCCGGCTGGTGATCTGCGCGATCATCATCGCGCTGGTCCTGGCGGTGATCGTCGGCGTCATCTCGGCGACGAGGCAGTACAGCGTCACCGACTACGTCGCGACCCTGATCGGCTTCTTCTTCCTGTCGCTGCCGGTGTTCTGGTTCGCGATCCTGCTCAAGATCTGGGCCACCGACATCAACAACGCGACCGGCACCAACATCAAGACGCTGGGGCCGCCCGGCGGGGAGTGGGGAGGGATCGGGAACTGGGCCGGCTACCTGGTGCTGCCGACCATCACCCTGGCGCTGGTCTCCTACGCCACCTGGGCCCGGTTCCAGCGGGCCTCGATGCTCGACGTGCTCAACAGCGACTACATGCGGCTGGCCCGGGCCAAGGGGCTGTCCCCGCGCCGGGTCATGGTCCGCCACGGCCTGCGCACCGCGCTGATCCCGATGACCACGCAGGTGACGCTGGACGTCGCGGCGATCATGGGCGGCACGGTGATCACCGAGCAGATCTTCCAGTGGCAGGGGCTGGGCACGATGTTCCTCAACGGCATCCGGACCCAGGACACCAACGCGGTGCTGGCGTGGCTGCTGATCGCGGCGACCCTGGTGATCGTCTTCAACCTGGTCGCGGACATCCTCTACGCGGTCCTCGACCCCCGCATCCGGCTGGCATAG
- the ilvC gene encoding ketol-acid reductoisomerase — MAEMYYDDDADLSIVQGRSVAVLGYGSQGHAHALSLRDSGVDVRVGLHEGSKSRQAAEEAGLRVVTPFEACEEADVIMILVPDPVQRKVYAEAVEPNLAEGDAIFFGHGLNIRYGLIKPPAGIDVCMVAPKGPGHLVRRQFTDGRGVPCLIAVEQDATGNATELALSYAKGIGGTRAGVIKTTFTEETETDLFGEQAVLCGGAEALIKAGFETLTEAGYQPEVAYFECLHELKLIVDLMYEGGLEKMNWSVSETAEWGGYVTGPRIVNDQTKATMKQVLAEIQDGSFANNWIAEYDAGLPNYKKYVEAEAAHPITETGKKLRSMMSWIRED, encoded by the coding sequence ATGGCTGAGATGTACTACGACGACGACGCGGACCTGAGCATCGTCCAGGGCCGCAGCGTCGCGGTCCTGGGTTACGGGTCCCAGGGCCACGCGCACGCGCTGTCCCTGCGGGACTCGGGCGTGGACGTGCGCGTGGGCCTGCACGAGGGGTCCAAGTCCCGCCAGGCCGCCGAGGAGGCCGGGCTGCGGGTCGTCACCCCGTTCGAGGCCTGTGAAGAGGCCGACGTGATCATGATCCTGGTGCCGGACCCGGTCCAGCGCAAGGTGTACGCCGAGGCCGTCGAGCCGAACCTGGCCGAGGGCGACGCGATCTTCTTCGGCCACGGCCTGAACATCCGCTACGGCCTGATCAAGCCGCCGGCCGGCATCGACGTCTGCATGGTCGCCCCCAAGGGCCCCGGCCACCTGGTGCGCCGGCAGTTCACCGACGGCCGCGGCGTGCCGTGTCTGATCGCGGTCGAGCAGGACGCCACCGGCAACGCCACGGAGCTGGCGCTGTCCTACGCCAAGGGCATCGGCGGCACCCGCGCCGGCGTCATCAAGACCACCTTCACCGAGGAGACCGAGACCGACCTGTTCGGTGAGCAGGCGGTCCTCTGCGGCGGTGCCGAGGCTCTGATCAAGGCGGGCTTCGAGACCCTGACCGAGGCCGGCTATCAGCCGGAGGTCGCCTACTTCGAGTGCCTGCACGAGCTCAAGCTCATCGTCGACCTGATGTACGAGGGCGGCCTGGAGAAGATGAACTGGTCGGTCTCCGAGACCGCTGAGTGGGGCGGCTACGTCACCGGCCCGCGCATCGTCAACGACCAGACCAAGGCGACGATGAAGCAGGTGCTCGCCGAGATCCAGGACGGCAGCTTCGCGAACAACTGGATCGCCGAGTACGACGCCGGCCTGCCGAACTACAAGAAGTACGTCGAGGCCGAGGCCGCGCACCCGATCACCGAGACCGGCAAGAAGCTCCGCTCGATGATGTCCTGGATCCGCGAGGACTGA